CATAATGTTCTAACCATTATAATACTAACACATcacttaattttcctttaattAAAAAACTATTAACTCCTCTAGTATGTTGAGATGTCAAAATTAAATGATGTCTCAGTATTATATTGGTTAGACACATTATAAAACAAAGTTTCATCCAAGGGGAAATTTATgctaaaataaaaaatgtgttgtttcttGGGAGTGTATCTGGCACTTACAATGATGGGACCACATATTTAATGTTTTGGGCTTGACCCTAAGAAGATAAAAGGCCCATTATGCCCCAATCGATGGTGCTCAAGAACAACGACAAAAGCAGTAGGGTAGTACTCCTTCCTCTTTAGAAGCAAAATGCATACATGATTGAGCATTTTAAAAAGCAGCTATGGAACAAcattaaattattcataattaaaGAGAATCATTATAGGGATATATGGTGTTGAATACCACTTTAATATAGTGAGTTCAACAACATTAAATTAATCATAATTTTATAGCATCAACTTAGAGCTTTATTCACTAAAAGCACTGCTTCAAAGACACTCATAAAGCTGCGATGAAAGCCTAGGAGTTAGGATGAGATTGAGTGGATTAAGCTTAGATAAGGCAATGCCCAATTCTTCCTCCATATCCACTGGCAAATCATCTTTGGTTTTCATGTCAAACCCTTGAACCAACCGAGCCAGCACCAGCTGCACCACCAGCAAACCCAGTTCCATGCCAGGGCACGATCTTCGACCCGAGCTGAAAGGAATGTACTCGAAATATTGATCTCGGAAGCTCATACAAGCATTCATGGTCATGATCCTTTCGGGTCGAAACTCCAAAGGGTCCTTCCACATGCGCGGGTCCCTATGCAACTTCCATATGTTGATGATCAAACGAGTGCCAGCCCGAACATGGTGGCCGCCGAGGTAACAATCTTGTGTGGCCTCGCGTGGGATAATTGAGCCTGACGAGTACAAACGAAGAGTTTCCTTAACAATGGCTTTGAGGAACTTGAGGTTGTGAATATCTGATTCTTGCACCCATCTCTCTTTTCCTACATGGTTGTCTAACTCTTCTTGGGCAGTCTTCAGCACACTTGGGTGGTTCAACAGTAGAGAGATCATCCATGTTAGTGTCAAAGATGTGCTTCCGGTCCCCGTTAGGATTAAAACCTATCCAAAAACAAGAAAGTCATGTTTATTATACTCTTTTAAGAAAATCCCACATAACGAAAGTGTGAAGATTGTGACTTCTTTCCTCAACCAATCAAATGATTAGCAAAATGAAAGCTCATAGTTTTCTGGTGTTTCCAGTTGTATCTACGTTTTCTCTAGTTGCATCTGCGCGGACACCAGTAAGTTGTAACAGACTAACTAATTGTTGTTAGTTAGAGTTAGTTTCTGTTTGTCTCTTTAGTCCTTGTATCTCGAccctatatatagttttaggcctGATCAACCTAAGTGTATTCAATTTCTGAGAGTTTTGGCTGAGAGCAAGAACTGAGTTGTAATACTCTAGTGAGAGAGTGTTTCAAGAGAAGTTGGATGAGTgttgttgtaatcttgagagcttggagggtgtaatctagtttcagatatagtgaatttgacttaggcattgctgcctagccttggatgtaggatcaaccaaactggttgtatctgaaccaagtattcttggtgttctttcttttg
The genomic region above belongs to Humulus lupulus chromosome 1, drHumLupu1.1, whole genome shotgun sequence and contains:
- the LOC133812984 gene encoding dimethylnonatriene synthase-like gives rise to the protein MISLLLNHPSVLKTAQEELDNHVGKERWVQESDIHNLKFLKAIVKETLRLYSSGSIIPREATQDCYLGGHHVRAGTRLIINIWKLHRDPRMWKDPLEFRPERIMTMNACMSFRDQYFEYIPFSSGRRSCPGMELGLLVVQLVLARLVQGFDMKTKDDLPVDMEEELGIALSKLNPLNLILTPRLSSQLYECL